The Shewanella mangrovisoli genome has a window encoding:
- the mnmH gene encoding tRNA 2-selenouridine(34) synthase MnmH, which translates to MTTKLIPAQQYHDIFIAGQPLIDLRAPIEFDRGAFPSSVNLPLMVDKEREKVGTCYKAQGQQAAIALGHSLVHGVVKQQRIDAWLNFLSANPQAYLYCFRGGLRSQLTQQWLQEAGVTVPYVQGGYKGMRQYLIGVIETAPSQQPLLSLSGMTGSGKTDFLRHRKEAIDLEGIANHRGSSFGKNIDPQPTQINFENQLAIALLRHQLGNHACLLLEDESFLIGRSALPQSFYSAMQTADIVVLEEDDDIRLTRLLDEYVHKMHRGFSERLGLEAGFEAFSHYLLQSLSSIRKRLGGKQYQELQDMMQQALSQQLNQNHTSQHLAWISLLLHKYYDPMYEYQLQKKAGNILFRGSHQAMHEWLDNY; encoded by the coding sequence ATGACAACTAAGCTCATCCCCGCCCAGCAATATCACGATATCTTTATCGCTGGGCAGCCATTAATCGACTTAAGGGCGCCAATCGAGTTTGACCGCGGCGCTTTTCCTTCCTCGGTAAATCTGCCGTTAATGGTTGATAAGGAAAGGGAAAAGGTCGGCACTTGCTACAAAGCGCAAGGACAGCAAGCCGCGATAGCTTTGGGCCATTCCCTCGTGCATGGCGTGGTAAAACAGCAGCGTATTGATGCTTGGTTAAACTTTTTATCAGCAAACCCCCAAGCTTATCTTTACTGCTTTCGCGGCGGGCTACGCTCACAGTTAACTCAGCAATGGCTGCAAGAGGCAGGCGTTACCGTGCCTTATGTACAGGGCGGCTACAAAGGCATGCGCCAATATTTAATTGGTGTCATTGAGACGGCGCCAAGTCAGCAACCTTTGCTAAGCCTGAGTGGCATGACGGGAAGCGGTAAAACCGATTTTTTAAGACACCGTAAAGAAGCAATCGATCTCGAAGGCATTGCCAATCACAGAGGCTCGAGCTTTGGTAAAAACATCGACCCACAACCGACACAAATTAACTTTGAAAATCAGCTCGCCATCGCCCTGCTTCGGCATCAATTAGGCAACCACGCCTGTTTGTTGCTCGAGGATGAAAGCTTTTTGATTGGCCGCTCGGCGCTGCCGCAAAGCTTTTATAGCGCCATGCAGACGGCCGATATTGTGGTACTCGAAGAAGACGATGACATCAGGCTAACTCGCTTACTCGATGAATACGTTCACAAAATGCATCGAGGATTTAGCGAGCGTCTCGGCTTAGAGGCAGGTTTCGAAGCCTTTAGCCACTACCTATTACAGAGTCTTAGCAGTATTCGCAAACGTCTTGGTGGTAAGCAATATCAAGAGTTGCAAGACATGATGCAACAAGCGCTGTCGCAGCAGCTGAATCAAAACCACACCTCACAACATTTGGCCTGGATAAGCCTGCTACTGCACAAGTATTACGACCCCATGTACGAATACCAGTTGCAGAAAAAAGCCGGCAATATTCTGTTTAGGGGAAGCCACCAAGCCATGCATGAGTGGCTGGATAACTATTAA
- the selD gene encoding selenide, water dikinase SelD: MSNSAVSSADSIKLTEYSHGAGCGCKISPKVLTTILASQLPVFTDPNLLVGNQSRDDAAVYKLNDEIGIISTTDFFMPIVDDPFTFGRIAATNAISDIYAMGGTPMMAIAILGWPVNKLPAEIAQQVVDGGRQACMEAGIMLAGGHSIDAPEPIFGLAVTGQIALTDLKQNDTAKAGDRLYLTKPIGIGILTTAQKQKKLKDEDSQIAVNAMCQLNSIGAKIAKIKGVNALTDVTGFGLAGHLLEVCQGAKLTAKLNLDAVPLLPRALDYLAQGCIPGGTHRNYDSYGEHLPTLTDHQKAILCDPQTSGGLLVAVSSEAEAELVALLNAHQIEPICIGSLETPTSTANVVLC; the protein is encoded by the coding sequence ATGTCGAATTCCGCTGTATCTTCCGCCGATAGCATTAAACTCACAGAATATAGTCATGGTGCCGGCTGCGGCTGTAAAATTTCCCCTAAAGTACTGACCACGATTCTTGCCTCGCAGCTGCCTGTATTTACCGATCCTAACCTGTTGGTCGGCAATCAAAGCCGTGATGATGCAGCCGTTTACAAGCTCAATGATGAAATCGGCATTATCAGCACCACCGACTTTTTTATGCCTATCGTAGATGACCCCTTTACCTTTGGCCGTATCGCCGCCACCAATGCCATTAGCGATATCTATGCCATGGGTGGCACGCCCATGATGGCGATTGCGATTTTAGGCTGGCCAGTGAACAAACTTCCCGCCGAGATCGCGCAACAAGTGGTCGATGGTGGCCGTCAAGCCTGTATGGAGGCCGGGATAATGCTGGCCGGAGGTCACAGTATCGATGCGCCTGAACCAATCTTTGGCCTTGCGGTCACCGGGCAAATCGCCCTGACGGATTTAAAACAAAACGATACCGCAAAAGCGGGCGATCGCTTGTATCTCACTAAACCTATCGGTATTGGCATTCTCACCACAGCACAAAAGCAGAAGAAGCTCAAAGACGAAGATAGCCAAATTGCGGTGAATGCGATGTGTCAACTCAATAGCATAGGCGCCAAAATCGCTAAGATTAAAGGCGTGAACGCCCTCACCGATGTTACTGGTTTTGGGCTTGCAGGCCATCTACTGGAAGTATGCCAAGGCGCTAAACTCACCGCTAAACTTAATCTGGATGCCGTGCCACTCTTACCCCGCGCCCTCGACTATCTAGCGCAAGGCTGTATTCCCGGTGGTACCCATCGTAACTACGACAGTTATGGTGAACACTTACCCACACTTACCGATCATCAAAAAGCCATTTTGTGTGACCCACAAACCAGTGGCGGCTTGTTAGTGGCGGTGTCGAGTGAGGCCGAAGCGGAACTGGTGGCGCTACTTAATGCCCATCAAATTGAGCCTATCTGTATTGGCTCGCTAGAAACACCCACCTCCACCGCCAATGTGGTGCTGTGTTAA
- the murI gene encoding glutamate racemase, whose amino-acid sequence MSQPILVFDSGIGGLSVLAEIRKLLPHHYYCYLFDNARLPYGELEEQELVSGCVALIDQVVERTHAAIVVVACNTASTVVLPALRATLSIPVVGVVPAIKPAAQLSKSKRIGLLATPGTVKRHYTYELISQFADDCHVELFGSSELVLMAEQKIATGQLDMARLTQVLSPIVEADLDVLVLGCTHFPMLRDELQQVLGQGVTLLDSGEAIAKRVKTLLAETNSEQQVQEDAHCDAHMQAFYTKAEISEGLATTLVDCGFSTLERITTINSNG is encoded by the coding sequence TTGTCGCAACCAATATTAGTATTCGATTCTGGCATCGGCGGGCTATCCGTATTGGCCGAAATTCGCAAATTGCTCCCACATCACTATTACTGCTATTTGTTCGATAATGCCAGATTGCCCTATGGAGAGTTGGAAGAGCAGGAACTTGTCTCGGGTTGTGTTGCGCTCATCGACCAAGTCGTCGAGCGTACCCATGCCGCCATTGTCGTCGTTGCCTGCAATACCGCCAGTACTGTGGTGCTGCCCGCGCTGCGTGCAACCTTATCTATTCCTGTTGTGGGTGTGGTCCCCGCCATTAAACCCGCGGCGCAGTTATCTAAGAGTAAGCGTATTGGTTTGCTCGCCACCCCAGGTACGGTCAAGCGCCACTATACCTACGAGTTAATCAGCCAATTTGCCGATGATTGTCACGTTGAGCTGTTCGGATCTTCTGAATTAGTGCTTATGGCCGAGCAGAAGATTGCCACTGGTCAATTGGACATGGCGCGGTTAACACAGGTTCTATCACCCATCGTAGAAGCGGACTTAGATGTACTGGTGCTTGGATGCACTCACTTCCCTATGCTGCGTGATGAATTGCAACAGGTATTAGGCCAAGGTGTCACCTTGCTCGATTCCGGTGAGGCAATCGCCAAGCGAGTCAAAACCTTGTTGGCTGAGACTAACAGTGAGCAGCAAGTTCAAGAAGATGCGCACTGCGATGCACATATGCAGGCGTTTTATACTAAAGCGGAAATCAGTGAGGGATTAGCGACTACGTTAGTCGATTGTGGCTTTTCAACTTTAGAG
- a CDS encoding acyl-CoA desaturase: protein MNKPPIIWLNVILFSLTFLSAVILVPWYGLAHGYGASEWIAFVVLAFASGLSITAGYHRLWSHKAYKAHSAVRFLYALGGALALQNSALHWASDHRVHHKHVDDNDKDPYSANMGFWYSHIGWMLREYQAQRYHDYQNVRDLQNDRIVMWQHKHYLALVILMNIGLPALLGWLTGNIAGMLLMAGLLRLVVVHHCTFFINSLAHVWGSQPYTDKNTARDNGFLAMLTYGEGYHNFHHIFENDYRNGIKWWHYDPTKWLIKGLSWVGLAKDLRTSPQERIESARLQMQLLHAKNKVVHLPNADEVIEKIQQEYELMKEHLLEYYQAKKALLDAKRKQLVDQQLLLQVEELKTRFLTQQKSWKSLTASYS, encoded by the coding sequence ATGAATAAACCCCCTATCATCTGGCTAAATGTCATCCTCTTTAGCCTCACCTTCCTCAGTGCAGTTATCCTCGTTCCTTGGTATGGCCTAGCCCACGGTTATGGCGCCAGCGAATGGATTGCTTTTGTGGTGTTAGCCTTTGCCAGTGGCCTGTCGATCACAGCGGGTTACCATAGACTCTGGTCACACAAGGCCTATAAGGCTCACTCTGCGGTACGTTTCCTCTACGCGCTTGGCGGTGCATTAGCATTACAAAACAGTGCATTACATTGGGCATCCGATCATCGTGTGCACCATAAGCATGTCGATGACAATGATAAAGACCCCTACTCGGCCAATATGGGTTTCTGGTACAGCCATATCGGTTGGATGCTGCGTGAATACCAAGCCCAGCGTTACCATGACTACCAAAACGTGCGTGATTTGCAGAACGACCGTATCGTGATGTGGCAACACAAGCACTATCTCGCCCTCGTCATTCTGATGAATATTGGTTTGCCTGCGTTACTCGGCTGGCTCACTGGCAATATCGCTGGCATGTTGCTGATGGCAGGATTACTGCGTTTAGTCGTTGTGCATCACTGCACCTTCTTTATCAATTCCCTCGCCCACGTGTGGGGTAGCCAACCCTATACCGATAAAAACACCGCCCGTGACAACGGTTTTCTGGCGATGTTGACCTACGGTGAGGGTTACCATAATTTCCACCATATCTTCGAGAACGATTACCGTAACGGCATTAAGTGGTGGCATTACGATCCGACTAAGTGGTTGATTAAGGGTTTATCTTGGGTTGGCTTAGCCAAAGACCTACGCACCAGTCCACAGGAACGGATTGAGAGCGCACGCCTGCAGATGCAACTGCTGCATGCCAAAAATAAAGTGGTCCATCTGCCCAATGCCGATGAAGTGATTGAGAAAATCCAACAGGAATACGAGTTAATGAAGGAGCATTTACTCGAATACTATCAGGCAAAAAAGGCACTGTTAGACGCCAAGCGTAAACAACTGGTCGATCAACAGTTGTTACTGCAAGTCGAAGAATTAAAGACTCGATTCCTCACTCAGCAAAAAAGCTGGAAGAGCCTCACAGCAAGTTATAGCTAG
- the trmA gene encoding tRNA (uridine(54)-C5)-methyltransferase TrmA yields MNLAAMDPTTYDAQLTAKRIKLEQAFAQFETPSVEVFASEPAHYRMRAEFRVWHEGDDLYYYMFDKVLNDKVRCDQYLPASALINQMMAALIAELKPNHSLRHKLFQVDFLSTLSGEILVSLLYHRQLDDQWRSEAAALKARLSNQFKVNIIGRARKQKIDLDKDFVVESLQVNDKVFHYKQIENSFTQPNAKVAIKMLEWAIDVTQHSQGDLLELYCGNGNFSIALAQNFNRVLATELAKPSVDAAQHNIEVNNIDNLQIIRMSAEEFSDAMAKKRSFRRLEGIDLDSYVCNTIFVDPPRAGIDPATLELVQGYERILYISCNPDTLKDNLQQLNQTHKVTRFALFDQFPYTDHMETGVLLERR; encoded by the coding sequence ATGAACTTAGCAGCAATGGATCCCACGACCTATGATGCGCAACTAACTGCAAAGCGTATCAAGCTAGAGCAGGCCTTTGCCCAATTTGAGACACCGAGTGTTGAAGTGTTTGCCTCAGAACCTGCCCACTATCGGATGCGCGCCGAGTTTCGCGTATGGCACGAAGGCGACGATTTATACTATTACATGTTCGATAAAGTATTGAACGACAAAGTTCGTTGCGATCAATACTTACCCGCGAGCGCCTTAATCAATCAGATGATGGCGGCGCTGATCGCCGAGTTAAAACCGAACCACAGCCTACGTCATAAACTCTTCCAAGTTGATTTTTTATCAACGCTCAGCGGTGAGATTTTAGTGTCACTGCTGTATCACAGACAGCTTGATGACCAATGGCGCAGCGAAGCCGCCGCACTGAAAGCCAGATTGAGCAACCAATTTAAGGTCAATATCATTGGCCGTGCGCGCAAACAGAAAATCGATTTAGATAAAGACTTTGTGGTTGAGTCACTGCAAGTGAATGACAAAGTTTTCCATTACAAACAAATCGAAAACAGCTTTACCCAGCCAAATGCCAAGGTGGCAATCAAGATGCTGGAATGGGCTATCGACGTGACTCAACACAGCCAAGGCGATTTACTGGAGCTTTACTGTGGTAATGGCAACTTCTCCATCGCATTAGCACAAAACTTTAATCGCGTGCTCGCGACCGAGTTAGCTAAACCTTCGGTGGATGCAGCCCAGCACAATATCGAAGTCAACAATATCGATAATCTGCAGATTATCCGTATGTCGGCGGAAGAATTTAGCGATGCGATGGCGAAAAAGCGCAGCTTTAGACGCTTAGAAGGCATAGATCTGGATAGCTATGTCTGCAACACCATTTTTGTCGACCCACCACGAGCAGGTATTGACCCTGCCACATTGGAGTTAGTGCAAGGTTATGAGCGGATCCTGTATATCTCTTGTAATCCCGACACCCTGAAAGACAATTTGCAGCAATTAAATCAGACCCATAAAGTCACCCGTTTTGCCCTGTTCGATCAGTTCCCTTATACCGACCATATGGAAACAGGTGTACTGCTAGAGCGTCGTTAG
- the fabR gene encoding HTH-type transcriptional repressor FabR, protein MGIRAQQKEKTRRALVDAAFNQLSAERSFSSLSLREVAREANIAPTSFYRHFKDMNELGLTMVDEGGLTLRQMMRKGRQRAEAGGSVIRISVDTFMEVLDSNPNVFRILLHERSGTSAAFRAAVAREIEHFISELAHYTEATAGRTPMLARAQAEALVTLVFNAGASALDMKRADRKVLADQLVMQLRMVAKGAEALQHKVEHR, encoded by the coding sequence ATGGGTATTCGTGCACAGCAAAAAGAGAAAACTCGGCGGGCATTGGTCGATGCGGCGTTTAACCAGCTCAGTGCTGAGCGAAGTTTCTCTAGCTTAAGCTTGCGTGAGGTGGCGAGGGAAGCCAACATTGCGCCCACATCCTTTTATCGTCATTTTAAGGATATGAATGAGCTTGGGTTGACCATGGTCGATGAAGGCGGGCTCACCCTAAGACAGATGATGCGAAAGGGGCGGCAACGTGCCGAAGCCGGGGGCAGTGTGATCCGCATTTCTGTGGATACCTTTATGGAAGTGCTTGATTCTAACCCAAACGTTTTCAGAATCTTACTGCATGAGCGCTCAGGGACTTCGGCGGCATTCCGCGCAGCAGTAGCCCGTGAGATTGAACATTTTATCTCTGAACTGGCCCATTACACCGAAGCGACCGCGGGCCGCACGCCTATGCTGGCCAGAGCACAGGCAGAAGCGCTCGTGACCTTAGTGTTTAACGCCGGAGCGTCGGCACTGGATATGAAGCGCGCCGATCGTAAAGTGCTCGCCGATCAACTGGTGATGCAATTACGTATGGTGGCAAAGGGCGCCGAAGCCTTACAACATAAGGTCGAGCATCGTTAA